A genomic segment from Pseudomonas sp. M30-35 encodes:
- a CDS encoding PA0069 family radical SAM protein: MPVSLPPRGRGTASNPLNRYAPTQVIATDDGWFQEVPPTAATEVRLETAKSIITRNQSPDLPFDRSINPYRGCEHGCIYCYARPSHAYWDMSPGIDFETKLIAKTNAVALLEQQLSKPGYSCAPINLGANTDPYQPIERQHMLTRKILEVLLRYRHPVTIITKGSMILRDLDILTELAKRRLVKVMISLTTLDNQLKCILEPRAASPAARLRAISVMREQGIAVGVLCSPMIPMINDMELESLLDKAKQAGAQSASYMFVRLPREVAPLFEEWLHAHYPQRAEHVLSLIRQSRDGQLYDSRFGHRFRGEGAFAELIAKRFALAIKRFGLNQRDDFKLDCSQFCPPGGQLALL, translated from the coding sequence TGACGGCTGGTTCCAGGAAGTACCGCCAACCGCTGCGACCGAAGTACGCCTTGAAACAGCCAAGAGCATTATTACCCGCAACCAGTCGCCAGACTTACCCTTCGACCGCTCGATAAATCCCTATCGCGGCTGTGAGCACGGCTGTATTTATTGCTACGCCAGACCCAGCCACGCGTATTGGGATATGTCACCCGGCATCGATTTTGAAACCAAATTAATCGCTAAAACCAATGCCGTTGCACTGCTCGAACAGCAACTGAGCAAACCGGGTTATAGCTGCGCGCCGATCAACCTGGGCGCCAACACCGACCCTTATCAGCCGATTGAGCGCCAGCATATGCTGACGCGCAAAATCCTCGAAGTGCTGCTGCGCTATCGTCACCCGGTGACCATTATCACCAAAGGCTCAATGATCCTGCGCGACCTGGACATCCTCACGGAACTGGCCAAACGGCGCCTGGTTAAAGTGATGATCAGCTTGACCACGCTGGACAACCAATTGAAGTGCATCCTCGAGCCCCGCGCAGCCTCACCTGCGGCGCGCTTGAGGGCCATAAGCGTCATGCGTGAACAGGGGATTGCGGTCGGTGTGTTGTGCTCACCGATGATTCCAATGATTAATGACATGGAGCTGGAAAGCCTGCTCGATAAAGCCAAGCAGGCGGGCGCGCAAAGCGCTTCCTACATGTTTGTACGCTTACCACGCGAAGTCGCGCCGCTGTTTGAGGAGTGGCTGCACGCACATTACCCGCAACGCGCCGAGCATGTGTTGAGTTTGATTCGGCAAAGCCGTGACGGCCAATTGTACGACAGCCGCTTTGGCCATCGCTTTCGTGGCGAAGGTGCATTTGCAGAGTTAATAGCCAAGCGCTTTGCGCTGGCCATAAAGCGCTTTGGATTGAACCAGCGAGACGATTTTAAGCTGGACTGTTCACAGTTTTGCCCTCCCGGTGGGCAATTGGCGCTGTTGTAG
- a CDS encoding AraC family transcriptional regulator produces MTRIARVTDPSYELMDDHGGHSLIYRQHGFPSPLVRWHFHKEFELHLITASSGKVFIGDYIGNFAPNSLFLTGPNLPHNWISQLDEADQQVTDRDMLVNFTHEVLGSGTNVFSELKTLTPLLARAQFGIEFHHPQVIVQAKQLMSAIAQSQGIKRLGHFLILLELLAETEDYQLLSGVTSSQLADESHVDRISLAVDYIFSHYAQELSQDSVAEVLGMTPTYFSRFFKQATGRGFVEFVNRLRVSKSCELLTRSDKPITDVCFESGFNNISNFNRRFQQLKGMTPSNYRKLVVHRFSEANLY; encoded by the coding sequence ATGACTCGAATTGCCCGTGTAACAGACCCCTCGTATGAGTTAATGGACGACCATGGAGGCCACTCGCTGATTTACCGTCAGCATGGCTTTCCAAGCCCCTTGGTGCGCTGGCACTTCCATAAAGAGTTCGAGTTGCATCTGATTACCGCCAGTTCAGGCAAAGTATTTATTGGTGACTACATCGGTAACTTCGCACCCAATAGTTTATTTCTGACCGGCCCCAACCTGCCGCATAACTGGATCAGCCAACTCGACGAAGCAGACCAGCAGGTAACTGATCGCGACATGCTGGTGAACTTCACCCATGAAGTGCTCGGCAGCGGAACCAATGTTTTTTCTGAGCTGAAAACCCTGACGCCATTATTAGCCCGAGCTCAATTTGGCATTGAATTTCATCATCCACAGGTGATTGTTCAAGCCAAGCAACTGATGAGCGCAATTGCCCAATCGCAAGGCATCAAACGGCTCGGACACTTTTTGATCTTGCTTGAGCTGTTGGCTGAAACCGAGGATTACCAGTTGTTATCCGGGGTGACCTCCTCGCAACTGGCTGATGAAAGTCATGTCGACCGTATTAGCTTGGCGGTGGACTACATCTTCAGCCATTACGCACAGGAGCTGAGCCAAGACAGCGTGGCGGAAGTTCTGGGTATGACACCGACTTACTTCTCGCGCTTTTTTAAGCAGGCAACCGGGCGCGGCTTTGTTGAGTTTGTTAATCGTCTGCGGGTCAGTAAATCGTGCGAACTGCTGACGCGTAGCGACAAACCCATTACCGACGTGTGTTTTGAGTCTGGCTTTAACAACATCTCAAACTTCAACCGCCGTTTCCAGCAGCTCAAGGGCATGACGCCTTCGAACTACAGAAAGCTGGTTGTTCATCGCTTTTCAGAAGCAAACCTGTACTGA
- a CDS encoding sugar ABC transporter substrate-binding protein: MNKLSLAFAATACFSLSGLSQAAETLTIATVNNSDMIRMQRLAKTFEAEHPDIKLKWVVLEENVLRQRLTTDIATQGGQFDVLTIGMYEASLWGAKGWLEPMTNLSAEYDIDDVFPSVREGLSVKGQLYALPFYAESSITYYRTDLFKDAGLEMPEHPTWSQMAGFAAKLHAPDKDQYGICLRGKAGWGENMALISTVANSFGARWFDQDWKPEFTGSEWKNALTFYVDTMQKYGPPGASSNGFNENLALFNSGKCAMWVDASVAGSFVTDKSQSKVADHVGFTYAPIEATSKGSSWLYSWALAIPTSSKEKDAAKTFSMWATSKAYSELVAKTDGIASVPPGTRASTYSEAYMAAAPFAKVTLESLKSIDPSKPTLKPVPYVGVQLVTIPEFQAIGTQVGKQFAAALTGGMSVEQALQAAQTATERQMKRAGYLK, translated from the coding sequence ATGAATAAGTTATCTCTGGCATTTGCTGCCACCGCCTGTTTCTCGCTGTCTGGTTTAAGCCAAGCGGCTGAAACACTGACGATTGCCACGGTCAACAACAGCGACATGATCCGCATGCAGCGTCTGGCAAAGACCTTCGAAGCTGAGCATCCCGACATCAAGCTGAAGTGGGTGGTGCTGGAAGAGAACGTTTTGCGTCAACGCCTGACCACTGACATCGCCACTCAGGGGGGTCAGTTCGACGTGTTGACCATCGGTATGTATGAGGCCTCATTGTGGGGAGCCAAAGGTTGGCTTGAACCCATGACCAACCTCAGCGCCGAATACGACATTGACGATGTATTCCCTTCGGTCCGTGAAGGCCTGTCCGTCAAAGGTCAGCTATACGCCTTGCCGTTTTACGCTGAAAGCTCAATCACCTATTACCGCACAGACCTGTTCAAAGACGCAGGCCTGGAAATGCCTGAGCACCCGACGTGGAGCCAAATGGCAGGTTTTGCGGCCAAGTTACATGCCCCGGATAAAGATCAATACGGTATCTGCCTACGCGGTAAAGCTGGTTGGGGTGAGAATATGGCGTTGATCAGTACCGTGGCCAACTCGTTTGGCGCGCGCTGGTTTGATCAAGATTGGAAGCCTGAATTCACCGGCAGCGAGTGGAAAAACGCACTGACTTTCTACGTCGATACCATGCAAAAATACGGCCCTCCCGGCGCATCAAGCAATGGTTTCAACGAGAACCTTGCGCTGTTCAACAGCGGCAAGTGCGCGATGTGGGTAGACGCTAGCGTGGCGGGCTCGTTTGTCACCGACAAGAGCCAGAGCAAAGTCGCCGATCATGTCGGCTTCACCTATGCGCCGATTGAAGCCACCAGCAAAGGTTCGTCTTGGTTGTACTCCTGGGCACTGGCAATCCCGACCAGCTCCAAAGAAAAAGACGCAGCTAAAACCTTCAGCATGTGGGCGACGTCCAAGGCCTATTCCGAACTGGTTGCGAAAACCGACGGTATTGCCAGCGTACCGCCAGGCACGCGTGCGTCAACTTACTCAGAGGCGTACATGGCAGCAGCACCCTTTGCCAAGGTCACGCTTGAGTCGTTGAAGTCGATTGACCCCAGCAAGCCAACACTTAAGCCGGTGCCTTATGTCGGCGTGCAGCTGGTGACCATTCCTGAGTTCCAGGCCATTGGCACTCAGGTCGGCAAACAGTTTGCCGCCGCACTGACTGGCGGCATGAGCGTCGAGCAGGCACTTCAAGCCGCGCAAACCGCGACTGAACGGCAAATGAAACGCGCGGGCTATCTGAAGTAA